In one Capricornis sumatraensis isolate serow.1 chromosome 1, serow.2, whole genome shotgun sequence genomic region, the following are encoded:
- the TOR2A gene encoding prosalusin isoform X1 — protein MAAATRSCRPWGSLLGLIWLVSAAAASWDLTSLRCNFGSFCECDFRPDLQGLECDLAQHLAGQHLARSLVVKALKAFLQDPAPTKPLVLSLHGWTGTGKSYVSSLLAHYLFRDGLRSPHVHHFSPVIHFPHPSHMERYKKDLKSWVQGNLTVCSRSLFLFDEMDKLAPGLIEVLRPFLGSSWVVYGTNYRKAIFIFISNTGGEQINQVVLEAWRSHREREEIGLQELGPVISQAVLDNPHHGFWRSGIMEEHLLDVLVPFLPLQRHHVRHCVLNELAQLGLEPRDEVVQAVLDSTTFFPEDEQLFSSNGCKTVASRIAFFL, from the exons ATGGCGGCTGCGACGCGCAGCTGCCGGCCCTGGGGCTCGCTCCTCGGGCTGATCTGGCTAGTCTCGGCCGCGGCCGCCTCCTGGGATCTGACTTCGCTGCGCTGCAACTTCGGCTCATTCTGCGAATGTGACTTCCGGCCCGACTTGCAGG GTCTGGAGTGTGACCTGGCCCAGCACCTGGCGGGCCAGCACTTGGCCAGGTCGCTGGTGGTGAAGGCGCTGAAAGCTTTCCTGCAGGATCCAGCCCCCACGAAGCCGCTGGTCCTCTCTCTGCATGGCTGGACCGGCACTGGCAAGTCCTATGTCAGCTCCCTGCTGGCACACTACCTCTTCCGGGATGGCCTCCGTAGCCCCCACGTGCACCACTTTTCCCCAGTCATccacttcccccaccccagccacatgGAGCGCTACAAG AAGGATCTTAAGAGCTGGGTGCAGGGGAACCTCACTGTCTGCAGCCGCTCCCTCTTTCTCTTCGATGAGATGGACAAGCTGGCCCCAGGCCTGATAGAAGTCTTACGACCTTTCCTGGGCTCCTCCTGGGTTGTCTATGGGACCAACTATCGCAAAGCCATCTTCATCTTCATCAG TAACACCGGTGGCGAGCAGATCAACCAGGTGGTGCTGGAGGCGTGGCGCAGCCACCGGGAACGTGAAGAGATTGGCCTGCAGGAGCTGGGGCCGGTCATCTCCCAGGCTGTGCTGGACAACCCGCACC ATGGCTTCTGGCGCTCGGGCATCATGGAAGAGCATCTCCTGGACGTCCTGGTGCCCTTCCTGCCACTCCAGCGGCACCATGTGAGGCACTGTGTACTCAACGAGCTGGCCCAGCTGGGCCTGGAGCCCAGGGATGAGGTGGTCCAGGCCGTGCTGGACAGCACCACCTTCTTCCCCGAGGACGAGCAGCTCTTTTCCTCCAATGGCTGCAAGACGGTGGCTTCCCGAATTGCCTTCTTCCTCTGA
- the TOR2A gene encoding prosalusin isoform X2 → MAAATRSCRPWGSLLGLIWLVSAAAASWDLTSLRCNFGSFCECDFRPDLQGLECDLAQHLAGQHLARSLVVKALKAFLQDPAPTKPLVLSLHGWTGTGKSYVSSLLAHYLFRDGLRSPHVHHFSPVIHFPHPSHMERYKKDLKSWVQGNLTVCSRSLFLFDEMDKLAPGLIEVLRPFLGSSWVVYGTNYRKAIFIFIRWLLALGHHGRASPGRPGALPATPAAPCEALCTQRAGPAGPGAQG, encoded by the exons ATGGCGGCTGCGACGCGCAGCTGCCGGCCCTGGGGCTCGCTCCTCGGGCTGATCTGGCTAGTCTCGGCCGCGGCCGCCTCCTGGGATCTGACTTCGCTGCGCTGCAACTTCGGCTCATTCTGCGAATGTGACTTCCGGCCCGACTTGCAGG GTCTGGAGTGTGACCTGGCCCAGCACCTGGCGGGCCAGCACTTGGCCAGGTCGCTGGTGGTGAAGGCGCTGAAAGCTTTCCTGCAGGATCCAGCCCCCACGAAGCCGCTGGTCCTCTCTCTGCATGGCTGGACCGGCACTGGCAAGTCCTATGTCAGCTCCCTGCTGGCACACTACCTCTTCCGGGATGGCCTCCGTAGCCCCCACGTGCACCACTTTTCCCCAGTCATccacttcccccaccccagccacatgGAGCGCTACAAG AAGGATCTTAAGAGCTGGGTGCAGGGGAACCTCACTGTCTGCAGCCGCTCCCTCTTTCTCTTCGATGAGATGGACAAGCTGGCCCCAGGCCTGATAGAAGTCTTACGACCTTTCCTGGGCTCCTCCTGGGTTGTCTATGGGACCAACTATCGCAAAGCCATCTTCATCTTCATCAG ATGGCTTCTGGCGCTCGGGCATCATGGAAGAGCATCTCCTGGACGTCCTGGTGCCCTTCCTGCCACTCCAGCGGCACCATGTGAGGCACTGTGTACTCAACGAGCTGGCCCAGCTGGGCCTGGAGCCCAGGGATGA